A region of Streptomyces sp. NBC_01750 DNA encodes the following proteins:
- a CDS encoding AAA family ATPase, with amino-acid sequence MTTRILPAVGEADAARSITTLLSQLPDAEPASPVSDSTSLLDMLARLAAESLDELPEVVLVHERIGPVPALELIREVALRFPAVGVVLVTADASPGLYSAAMDSGARGLVGLPLSYEELVQRVQAAAGWSVGVRRHLGHSGDVFTGPGGTVVTVSGAKGGVGTTLTAVQLALAVRASGRTVALADLDLQAGDVASYLDVQFRRSIVDLAGIQDISPRVLQDALFAHQTGIGLLLAPGEGERGEEVSDRAVRQIVSALRNRHEVVVIDCGTQMNGANAAAIEMADITLLVTTPDVVAVRAAKRMVRMWDRLQIRKAEETVTVVNRYTRGTEIQPPLIEKITGTRVSRVVVPANFKELQPVVDAGRMQDLESKSTVKQALWGLAGELGLVRVPEGADKQGRLRGDRGSIGVLRARTRRED; translated from the coding sequence ATGACGACACGCATCCTCCCGGCCGTCGGAGAAGCCGATGCCGCCCGGTCCATCACCACTCTGCTCAGCCAGCTCCCGGACGCGGAGCCGGCCTCGCCGGTGAGCGACTCGACCTCACTGCTCGACATGCTGGCCCGGTTGGCGGCCGAGTCGCTCGACGAACTGCCCGAGGTCGTCCTGGTGCATGAGCGGATCGGGCCGGTTCCCGCTCTTGAACTGATCCGGGAAGTGGCCCTGCGTTTTCCGGCGGTCGGGGTCGTTCTGGTGACCGCCGACGCGAGTCCCGGTCTCTACTCGGCGGCCATGGACTCTGGCGCGCGAGGACTGGTCGGGCTGCCGCTCTCGTACGAGGAACTGGTGCAGCGGGTCCAGGCCGCGGCCGGCTGGTCCGTCGGCGTCCGGCGACACCTGGGACACAGCGGCGATGTCTTCACCGGCCCCGGCGGAACGGTCGTCACCGTCAGCGGGGCCAAGGGCGGCGTCGGCACCACCCTGACGGCAGTCCAACTGGCCCTGGCGGTCCGGGCGTCGGGAAGGACCGTCGCACTCGCCGACCTGGACCTCCAGGCCGGGGACGTCGCCTCGTATCTGGATGTGCAGTTCCGCCGGTCGATCGTCGACCTGGCCGGCATCCAGGACATTTCACCCCGTGTGCTCCAGGACGCGCTCTTCGCCCACCAGACGGGGATCGGGCTGCTGCTCGCGCCGGGTGAGGGCGAGCGCGGCGAGGAGGTCAGTGACCGGGCGGTCCGCCAGATCGTCAGCGCCCTGCGCAACCGCCACGAGGTCGTTGTCATCGACTGCGGCACACAGATGAACGGCGCCAATGCCGCCGCCATCGAAATGGCCGACATCACGCTGCTGGTGACCACGCCGGACGTGGTCGCCGTACGGGCGGCCAAACGCATGGTCCGTATGTGGGACCGGCTCCAGATCCGCAAGGCGGAGGAGACGGTCACGGTGGTCAACCGCTACACCCGCGGTACAGAGATCCAGCCGCCGCTGATCGAGAAGATCACCGGCACCCGGGTCTCGCGGGTGGTCGTGCCCGCCAACTTCAAGGAACTTCAGCCGGTGGTCGACGCCGGCCGGATGCAGGACCTGGAATCCAAGTCCACTGTGAAGCAGGCGCTGTGGGGCCTGGCGGGAGAGCTGGGACTCGTACGAGTGCCCGAAGGGGCGGACAAGCAGGGCAGGTTACGCGGGGACCGGGGCTCGATCGGTGTCCTGCGGGCACGGACGAGGCGAGAGGACTGA
- a CDS encoding type II secretion system F family protein, which translates to MDNLPLLTIGVTLFACVLSVVGVHTYTSGRAQRQALVERMSQTGQIAIEGGRRRRFTGLDRRLRKTKLGKRIERKITATGLDLTSGEYFVYVVAALLAVYFIVGAIFAPFFGLLAAFASLWGANAFLNWQRVKRTEAFISQLPEFTRVLANATQAGLAMRTALAMAAEELDDPAGQELSKVADQLAVGHSLDDALGELADRLPSRELIVLVTTLILSNRAGGQVVTSLRNLTETLEERKETRREVSTMLSQIKVTALAVPLLGLGFLLMINAMTPGALDKMTGSVLGQFATLIAFGLYALGAFLIRRLSRIQV; encoded by the coding sequence ATGGATAATCTCCCGCTTCTGACGATCGGAGTCACACTTTTCGCCTGTGTGCTCTCCGTCGTCGGCGTGCACACCTACACCTCGGGCAGGGCACAGCGACAGGCACTCGTCGAGCGCATGTCCCAGACGGGCCAGATCGCGATCGAAGGCGGCAGGCGTCGCCGCTTCACCGGCCTGGACCGGCGGCTGCGGAAAACGAAGCTCGGCAAGCGAATCGAGCGCAAGATCACGGCGACCGGCCTCGATCTGACGAGCGGCGAGTACTTCGTCTATGTCGTCGCAGCCCTGCTCGCCGTGTACTTCATCGTCGGCGCGATCTTCGCGCCCTTCTTCGGATTGCTGGCCGCCTTCGCGAGCCTCTGGGGCGCCAACGCGTTTCTCAACTGGCAGCGCGTCAAACGCACCGAGGCCTTCATCAGTCAGCTCCCCGAGTTCACCCGGGTCCTCGCCAACGCCACCCAGGCGGGCCTCGCGATGCGTACGGCTCTCGCCATGGCGGCCGAGGAACTCGACGATCCGGCCGGTCAGGAGCTGAGCAAGGTCGCCGACCAGCTGGCCGTCGGCCACAGCCTGGACGACGCCCTCGGCGAGCTCGCCGACCGGCTGCCGTCCCGCGAGCTCATCGTCCTGGTCACCACGCTCATCCTCTCCAACCGGGCGGGTGGACAGGTCGTCACCTCTCTGCGGAACCTGACCGAGACGCTGGAGGAGCGCAAGGAGACCCGTAGGGAGGTCAGCACGATGCTCTCCCAGATCAAGGTCACCGCCCTGGCCGTGCCGCTGCTGGGCCTCGGCTTCCTGCTGATGATCAACGCGATGACGCCGGGAGCGCTCGACAAGATGACCGGCTCGGTGCTGGGGCAGTTCGCCACCCTCATCGCCTTCGGCCTGTACGCCCTCGGCGCGTTCCTGATTCGCCGTCTGTCCCGGATCCAGGTCTGA
- a CDS encoding TadE/TadG family type IV pilus assembly protein: protein MTRPARDDRGQAAVEYAGVLALLLFVALAAIQLGLVAYTAQQAGTASRAAARVASQKGGADRYVESGKAAMSDWLADEAVISEASGGSSDEVKVTVRVKVPALLPVFDFGDATRSTTMRCD from the coding sequence ATGACGCGCCCGGCGCGCGACGACCGGGGCCAGGCGGCCGTCGAGTACGCGGGTGTGCTCGCCCTGCTGCTCTTCGTGGCACTCGCTGCCATCCAGCTCGGACTGGTGGCCTACACAGCTCAGCAGGCGGGCACGGCGTCGCGGGCCGCCGCACGGGTGGCCTCGCAGAAAGGCGGGGCCGACCGCTATGTGGAATCCGGCAAAGCGGCGATGAGTGACTGGCTCGCGGACGAGGCGGTCATCTCCGAAGCATCCGGCGGCAGTTCCGACGAGGTCAAGGTGACGGTCAGGGTCAAGGTCCCGGCCCTGCTTCCCGTCTTCGACTTCGGCGACGCGACGAGATCCACCACGATGCGCTGCGACTGA
- a CDS encoding DUF5936 domain-containing protein codes for MGLLLAALLGLAVYGIFHGIRLYRADAKLPRDLAVALEVGSTRTSAMGSGIDRLGMRYAPSVLRMMGPKRVDALRRRLDMAGNPGGMTVDRYAARRAVYGSLGVMAAFAMLLRGQPVIGILALLYGLLWTDVIIRSAVRKRRSDIERTLPDFLDVLAVVVSAGLGFRQALERVAEKYEGPWSDELRITLRQMDMGVSRREAFDQLRKRNDSEQVSMFVTALQQGEELGAPIVDTLIQIATDMRRTDAQNARRNAAKAVPKSTLVVTMVMLPATMILIVMSFYYGSGVDFGAVLGG; via the coding sequence ATGGGACTTCTGCTCGCTGCGCTTCTCGGGCTCGCCGTGTACGGCATCTTCCACGGCATCCGCCTGTACCGTGCCGACGCCAAACTTCCCCGCGATCTCGCGGTCGCCCTGGAGGTCGGCTCCACCCGCACCAGCGCGATGGGCTCCGGAATCGACCGGCTCGGTATGCGATACGCCCCTTCCGTGCTCCGGATGATGGGACCCAAACGCGTCGACGCACTCCGGCGGCGCCTCGACATGGCCGGCAACCCCGGCGGCATGACCGTCGACCGCTATGCCGCGCGCCGGGCGGTCTACGGTTCCCTGGGGGTGATGGCGGCGTTCGCGATGCTCCTGCGGGGGCAGCCGGTGATCGGCATCCTCGCCCTGTTGTACGGGCTGCTGTGGACCGACGTCATCATCAGGTCGGCCGTCCGCAAGCGCCGGTCGGACATCGAGCGCACCCTCCCCGACTTCCTCGACGTCCTCGCCGTCGTCGTCTCAGCGGGTCTCGGCTTCCGCCAGGCTCTGGAGCGCGTCGCCGAGAAGTACGAGGGACCCTGGTCCGACGAACTGCGCATCACGCTGCGGCAGATGGACATGGGTGTCAGCCGGCGTGAGGCCTTTGACCAACTGCGCAAGCGCAACGACTCCGAACAGGTGTCGATGTTCGTCACAGCTCTCCAGCAGGGCGAGGAGCTCGGTGCGCCCATCGTCGACACCCTCATTCAGATCGCCACGGACATGCGGCGCACCGATGCCCAGAACGCGCGGCGCAATGCCGCCAAGGCGGTGCCGAAATCGACGCTCGTGGTCACCATGGTGATGCTCCCCGCAACCATGATTCTGATCGTCATGAGCTTCTACTACGGCTCCGGAGTGGATTTCGGAGCCGTACTGGGCGGATGA
- a CDS encoding TadE/TadG family type IV pilus assembly protein gives MRSPGTPSRTTVRLRGDRGQAAIEFTGMVPIVLATMVLLWQAALVGYTFSLAGNAADEAARAGAVARADQSAACQGAGREHLPEAWRGAAEFDCPPSGGDLFTATVSLRVPVLFPGSVNLPFSVDGSASAVNEAAR, from the coding sequence ATGAGATCTCCAGGGACACCCAGCCGCACAACCGTACGGCTGCGCGGCGACCGGGGCCAGGCCGCCATCGAGTTCACCGGCATGGTTCCGATCGTCCTGGCCACGATGGTCCTGCTGTGGCAGGCCGCACTCGTGGGATACACCTTCTCGCTCGCTGGTAACGCGGCGGACGAGGCCGCACGGGCCGGGGCCGTCGCACGAGCCGACCAGAGCGCGGCTTGCCAAGGAGCGGGCCGTGAGCACCTTCCGGAGGCATGGCGCGGAGCGGCCGAGTTCGATTGTCCACCCTCCGGCGGCGACCTCTTCACGGCCACGGTCTCGCTCCGAGTGCCGGTGCTCTTCCCAGGCAGCGTGAATCTTCCCTTCAGCGTCGACGGCAGCGCCTCCGCGGTGAACGAGGCTGCGCGATGA
- a CDS encoding CpaF family protein yields MSLRARISSPEPVNGHSEENRLVGIYRAKLLEEIDLAEMSALAAAERRARLERVLGHIISREGPVLSTVERSQLIRRVVDEALGLGILEPLLEDASISEIMVNGPEQVFVERGGRLEMLPLRFSSNEQLMQTIERIVSTVNRRVDEANPMVDARLPSGERVNVIIPPLSLSGPILTIRRFPRAFTLQELIAVGSLDEQMTLLLAGLVRAKFNVIVSGATGTGKTTLLNSLSGLIPEGERIVTIEDSAELQLQQSHVITLESRPPNVEGKGRVTIRDLVRNSLRMRPDRIIVGEVRGGETLDMLQAMSTGHDGSLATVHANSAEDALMRLQTLASMSEVEIPFAAIKDQINSAVDVIVQLTRHADGSRRITEIAVVDSYGREEYRIVSVCRFNSRPMSADGLIHGEFEYYPVPRRVAERLYMKSEPLPPAFGVAQSETQLALRRTAV; encoded by the coding sequence ATGAGCCTGCGGGCGCGCATCAGCAGTCCCGAGCCGGTCAATGGCCACAGCGAGGAGAACCGCCTCGTCGGGATCTACCGCGCCAAGCTTCTCGAGGAGATCGACCTCGCGGAGATGTCCGCACTGGCGGCCGCCGAGCGTCGCGCACGTCTCGAACGAGTGCTGGGCCACATCATCAGCCGCGAGGGCCCTGTCCTCTCCACCGTCGAGCGTTCGCAGTTGATCCGCAGGGTCGTCGACGAGGCACTCGGTCTCGGCATCCTGGAGCCGCTGCTCGAAGACGCCTCCATCAGCGAAATCATGGTCAACGGCCCTGAACAGGTGTTCGTCGAGCGCGGTGGACGCCTGGAGATGCTCCCTCTGCGATTCTCGTCCAACGAGCAGCTCATGCAGACCATCGAGCGCATCGTCTCCACCGTCAACCGACGTGTGGACGAGGCCAACCCGATGGTCGACGCCCGTCTCCCCTCGGGTGAGCGTGTCAATGTCATCATTCCCCCGCTCTCTCTGAGCGGCCCCATCCTCACCATCCGGCGCTTCCCCCGCGCTTTCACCCTGCAGGAGCTGATTGCCGTCGGCTCGCTCGACGAGCAGATGACGCTGCTACTGGCCGGCCTTGTCCGCGCCAAGTTCAATGTGATCGTCTCCGGGGCAACCGGCACGGGCAAGACCACCCTGCTCAACTCCCTCTCCGGGCTCATTCCGGAGGGCGAGCGCATCGTCACCATCGAGGACTCCGCCGAGCTTCAGCTCCAGCAGTCCCATGTCATCACCCTGGAGAGCCGCCCGCCCAATGTCGAGGGCAAGGGCCGGGTCACCATCCGCGATCTCGTGCGCAACTCCCTGCGTATGCGGCCCGACCGCATCATCGTCGGCGAGGTCCGTGGCGGCGAGACGCTCGACATGCTCCAGGCGATGTCGACAGGTCACGACGGCTCACTCGCCACAGTGCATGCCAACAGCGCCGAGGACGCGCTGATGCGACTACAGACCCTGGCTTCCATGTCCGAGGTCGAGATCCCGTTCGCGGCCATCAAGGACCAGATAAACAGCGCCGTCGACGTCATCGTCCAGCTGACCCGGCACGCCGACGGCTCCCGACGGATCACCGAGATCGCCGTCGTCGACTCCTACGGTCGCGAGGAGTACCGGATCGTCTCGGTCTGCCGCTTCAATTCCCGGCCCATGTCCGCCGACGGACTGATCCACGGAGAGTTCGAGTACTACCCCGTGCCCCGCCGCGTCGCCGAACGCCTCTATATGAAGAGCGAGCCCCTGCCCCCGGCCTTCGGCGTCGCCCAGTCGGAGACCCAGCTCGCTCTGCGCAGAACGGCAGTCTGA